The Malania oleifera isolate guangnan ecotype guangnan unplaced genomic scaffold, ASM2987363v1 ctg291, whole genome shotgun sequence genome contains a region encoding:
- the LOC131147150 gene encoding uncharacterized protein LOC131147150 has translation MASLSTLLKPISESSYLRAQVSHYLPNSSLSSRKISFSGTGSGRFQLGIVVRSSNRDETIVVSTQQSDVPLLSCSEAIERLKINREKFKGKQQFPAMYSSIFGGITTDPSAMVIPLDDHMVHRGHGVFDTAAIMDGLVIIASQKGSLLLVSGTPRQSSGSLLVFSWLLGAVILVATLLCTSWSLSLPLASVSPSSVSSQFSTVSCLLLRRRLCIRCHCGLFVVSWFVVSFSDVVSVSPVSSPFVVSALVVVVVSRTLLLPLSVVSRLGLVSFLIL, from the exons ATGGCTTCGCTCTCCACTCTCCTCAAACCCATCTCAGAAAGTTCGTATCTTCGTGCACAAGTATCTCATTATTTGCCGAATTCGTCTCTCTCCTCGCGAAAAATCTCATTTTCGGGAACTGGGTCTGGGCGTTTTCAGCTTGGGATTGTTGTCAGGAGTTCCAATCGAGACGAAACTATAGTTG TGTCTACCCAACAATCTGATGTTCCACTTTTGTCTTGTTCAGAG GCTATTGAAAGGCTAAAAATTAACCGTGAAAAGTTCAAAGGCAAGCAGCAATTCCCGGCCATGTACTCTAGCATTTTTGGTGGAATTACCACAGATCCCTCAGCTATGGTGATCCCTTTGGATGACCACATGGTCCATAGAGGCCATGGTGTCTTTGACACTGCAGCAATTATGGATGGGTTAGTGATTATAGCCTCACAAAAGGGCT CTCTCCTTTTGGTTTCCGGCACCCCTCGTCAATCCTCTGGCTCCCTCTTGGTGTTCTCTTGGCTTCTCGGTGCTGTCATTCTCGTCGCCACTCTCTTATGCACGTCGTGGTCTCTTAGTTTGCCGCTCGCCTCTGTTTCTCCTTCTTCGGTGTCGTCTCAGTTCTCCACCGTCTCGTGTCTTCTTCTTCGGCGTCGTCTTTGCATTCGTTGTCATTGTGGTCTGTTCGTGGTCTCTTGGTTCGTTGTCTCCTTCTCCGACGTCGTCTCTGTTTCTCCGGTGTCGTCTCCGTTCGTCGTCTCTGCACTTGTTGTGGTCGTGGTCTCGCGGACTCTGTTGTTGCCACTCTCCGTTGTCAGCCGTCTTGGTCTCGTGTCCTTCTTGATTCTCTAG